One window from the genome of Nitrosopumilus sp. encodes:
- the cysS gene encoding cysteine--tRNA ligase, with amino-acid sequence MKLQDTLSKSEQEVDISKNIKIYLCGVTVYDESHIGHARTIIIFDVLRKYLESKGIDIEFIQNFTDVDDKIIKRANAENKTAEEISKKYIENYFLDFDGLNVKRATRYPKATEHIKEIIQFIEKLIQKEVAYVTKNGVYFSVSKFPEYGKLSKKKIDELQSGARIEVDEEKKDPLDFAVWKLSDKEPTWNSPWGEGRPGWHIECSAMSIKYLGENFDIHGGGRDLIFPHHENEIAQSESCTGNQFAKIWMHVGMVTIEGEKMSKSIGNVKSIKHVLENWGPNIIRLFCLSGHYSKPIDYSEELLKENLIKWRQVETSHYELIHADNKNSEKSDELIQKLSTDFDNALENDLNTHLALSAFFQLVKEPNRLAAEEKLGKENALKIKAELKRMSDILGLEIPEITKEEKQEIDELIQNREIAREEKNYQKADEIRDKLNEMNIELIDHKGKTVWMRKEKIQAEK; translated from the coding sequence ATGAAACTTCAAGACACATTATCAAAATCAGAACAAGAAGTAGACATTTCAAAAAACATCAAAATCTATCTTTGTGGGGTTACAGTATATGATGAATCGCATATAGGACATGCAAGAACAATCATAATTTTTGATGTTCTAAGAAAATACCTGGAAAGTAAAGGAATAGACATCGAATTCATTCAAAATTTTACTGATGTAGATGATAAAATAATCAAGAGAGCAAATGCCGAAAATAAAACAGCAGAAGAAATTAGTAAAAAATACATTGAAAATTATTTTCTTGACTTTGACGGCCTAAATGTAAAACGCGCAACAAGATATCCAAAAGCAACAGAACACATTAAAGAGATCATACAATTTATTGAAAAATTAATTCAAAAAGAAGTTGCATATGTGACAAAAAACGGTGTTTATTTTTCAGTATCCAAATTTCCAGAATATGGAAAACTATCCAAAAAGAAAATAGACGAGCTTCAGTCAGGGGCAAGAATTGAAGTGGATGAAGAAAAAAAAGACCCTCTAGATTTTGCAGTATGGAAATTATCAGATAAAGAACCCACATGGAATAGCCCATGGGGAGAAGGAAGACCAGGATGGCACATAGAATGTTCAGCCATGAGTATAAAGTATCTTGGAGAAAATTTTGACATTCATGGAGGTGGACGGGATCTTATTTTTCCACATCATGAAAATGAAATAGCACAATCAGAATCATGTACAGGAAATCAATTTGCAAAAATTTGGATGCATGTAGGAATGGTAACCATTGAAGGAGAAAAAATGTCAAAATCGATTGGCAATGTAAAATCAATAAAACATGTGTTAGAAAATTGGGGTCCCAACATAATCAGATTATTCTGCTTATCAGGTCATTATTCCAAACCAATAGATTATTCTGAAGAATTACTAAAAGAGAATTTAATTAAATGGAGACAAGTTGAGACCAGTCATTATGAGTTAATACATGCAGACAACAAAAATAGTGAAAAAAGTGACGAATTAATTCAAAAATTGAGTACAGATTTTGATAATGCATTAGAAAATGATTTGAACACTCATCTAGCATTATCAGCATTTTTTCAACTAGTGAAAGAACCTAACAGATTGGCAGCTGAAGAAAAACTAGGAAAAGAAAATGCACTTAAAATCAAAGCAGAACTGAAAAGAATGTCAGATATTTTAGGATTGGAAATACCAGAAATAACTAAAGAAGAAAAACAAGAAATTGATGAACTAATTCAAAACAGAGAGATAGCAAGAGAAGAGAAAAACTATCAAAAAGCAGATGAAATAAGAGACAAATTAAATGAAATGAACATAGAATTAATTGATCACAAAGGAAAAACAGTATGGATGCGTAAAGAAAAGATACAAGCTGAAAAATAA
- a CDS encoding EF-Tu/IF-2/RF-3 family GTPase produces the protein MVRSINFVVLGKQEIASEFGKKGTETDLTLYDRKESDIIKTWVIPNGFPDKIQPLFQAINLAEYVILHVDKLDKFTGEQIIALDSLKKEKGILSHTFDVDETKLNMMIKGTVVENYLKVDQDKIKEEMDKLEPLTNDNPSEMIIDHCFDVKGVGTVILGKVTDGTVKQYDNLKLYPAGIDVLIKSIQMHDDPVSESVCPARVGLAVKGVKPDEVNRGDIISQEGLVDVKTEIVLDFQKNPFYKNDIAENQGCLVSIGLQIKAAKFSSISPLKLSFEKPVVCKKGQIAVILKPESSTIRILGSGTIQ, from the coding sequence ATGGTCCGTTCTATCAATTTTGTAGTTTTGGGTAAACAAGAAATTGCATCAGAATTTGGAAAAAAAGGCACTGAAACAGATCTTACTCTTTATGATAGAAAAGAATCTGATATCATCAAAACATGGGTAATTCCAAATGGGTTCCCTGATAAGATTCAACCTTTGTTTCAAGCAATTAATTTGGCAGAGTATGTAATTTTACATGTTGATAAACTGGATAAATTTACAGGTGAACAAATAATTGCTTTGGATTCTTTGAAAAAAGAAAAGGGAATTCTTTCACATACTTTTGACGTAGACGAAACAAAACTAAACATGATGATTAAAGGAACTGTTGTAGAAAATTATCTAAAAGTTGATCAAGATAAAATCAAAGAAGAAATGGACAAACTAGAACCTCTGACAAATGATAATCCTTCAGAAATGATAATTGATCATTGTTTTGATGTTAAAGGTGTTGGAACTGTGATTTTAGGAAAAGTGACTGATGGTACTGTAAAGCAATATGATAATTTGAAACTATATCCTGCAGGAATTGATGTTTTAATAAAATCCATTCAGATGCATGATGATCCTGTGTCTGAATCTGTTTGTCCTGCAAGGGTTGGACTGGCGGTTAAGGGTGTGAAACCTGATGAAGTTAATCGTGGAGATATAATATCGCAAGAAGGACTAGTAGATGTAAAAACTGAAATTGTTCTAGATTTTCAAAAAAACCCTTTTTACAAAAATGATATTGCTGAAAATCAAGGATGTCTTGTTAGTATTGGACTCCAAATCAAAGCTGCAAAATTCTCTTCAATATCTCCTTTGAAATTATCTTTTGAAAAACCTGTTGTATGCAAAAAAGGACAGATAGCCGTAATTCTAAAACCTGAATCTTCAACAATTCGAATCCTTGGTAGTGGTACCATACAATAG
- a CDS encoding helix-turn-helix domain-containing protein has translation MQILNQLKIEEPERKESFLEILSDKYCRTILEAIMDMPKSAIEISRDKNIPLSTVYRRIQQLHDSKMIRTSGVITDEGKRLFLYKSKIKEVNTSFHDGKIDVDVVFIKN, from the coding sequence ATGCAAATCTTAAATCAATTAAAAATAGAAGAACCGGAAAGAAAAGAATCTTTTCTAGAAATTCTTTCTGATAAGTATTGTAGGACAATTTTAGAAGCAATTATGGATATGCCCAAATCTGCAATTGAAATCTCTAGAGACAAAAATATTCCACTAAGCACTGTCTACAGACGTATTCAACAATTACATGATTCAAAAATGATTAGAACTTCTGGTGTGATTACTGATGAAGGCAAAAGATTGTTTTTGTATAAGAGCAAGATCAAGGAAGTCAATACTAGCTTTCATGATGGCAAAATTGATGTAGATGTAGTTTTTATCAAAAACTAA
- a CDS encoding TFIIB-type zinc ribbon-containing protein produces MVNATCARCGKNSLLTDEVTGEQFCGKCGYVITEKSQESGPEWRSFQKDGGADPARTGAPSSLMIHDMGLSTVINPLNKDASGKPLSTSMKSTIERLRTWDSRSQVHAPVDRNLRQALSDLNKLKDKVAIPANVLEKAAYIYRKALEKKLVRGRSISAMIAASLYAACRDTETPRTLKDVADAANVKRKDIARCYRLLHHELELKMPVVDSIQCIARISSKLEISEKTKRYAVKVLKEAQERKESAGKDPMGLAATALYLSCVKNGVSITQRDLAEAAGVTEVTIRNRYKGLKAEQSLKS; encoded by the coding sequence ATGGTTAATGCTACTTGTGCACGCTGTGGAAAAAATTCCTTGCTTACTGATGAAGTTACTGGTGAACAATTTTGTGGAAAATGTGGATATGTCATAACAGAAAAATCTCAAGAGTCTGGTCCTGAATGGAGATCATTTCAAAAAGATGGTGGTGCAGATCCTGCAAGAACTGGTGCTCCTTCATCATTGATGATTCATGATATGGGGTTGTCTACTGTAATTAATCCTCTAAACAAAGATGCATCAGGAAAACCACTATCAACATCTATGAAAAGCACTATTGAACGATTAAGAACTTGGGATAGCAGAAGTCAAGTTCATGCACCGGTTGATAGAAATCTAAGACAAGCTCTTAGCGATTTAAATAAATTAAAAGATAAAGTTGCAATTCCTGCAAATGTTTTAGAAAAAGCAGCTTACATTTATAGAAAAGCATTAGAAAAAAAATTAGTTAGAGGTAGATCTATATCTGCAATGATTGCAGCATCGCTATATGCTGCATGTAGAGATACTGAAACTCCTAGAACTCTAAAAGACGTTGCAGATGCTGCAAATGTTAAAAGAAAAGACATTGCACGATGCTATAGATTACTTCATCATGAATTGGAATTAAAAATGCCCGTAGTTGATTCAATTCAGTGTATTGCAAGAATATCTAGCAAACTTGAGATTTCTGAAAAAACCAAACGATATGCTGTTAAGGTGTTAAAAGAAGCACAAGAACGTAAAGAATCTGCCGGAAAAGATCCAATGGGACTTGCAGCAACGGCACTTTACTTGTCTTGCGTTAAGAATGGCGTATCTATTACTCAAAGAGATCTTGCAGAAGCTGCAGGAGTTACCGAAGTAACAATTCGAAATCGCTACAAGGGACTAAAAGCAGAACAATCTCTAAAATCCTGA
- a CDS encoding adenosylhomocysteinase translates to MSKVKSSPKLIKDGKLSYEWARSHMQILDNTINRYKKSKPLKGITLGFCLHITKETSVLLMGAKELGATVACCGGNPLTTQDDIAAFLASQGIHVYSWHGQSVKEYDWCIDQVLKHKPTILTDDGADMNIKAHFDKRFKNMKILGATEETTAGVTRIRAVENQGKLRYPVILVNEAYTKHMFDNRYGTGQSTIDGYLRAMNLLMASKRIVVVGYGWVGRGVASRCQGMGSKVIVTEVDPVKALEAHMDGFEVMPMSQAAKIGDMFITCTGMTSVIRKEHILKMKDGAIMGNVGHFDVEIDSKFLLKSSKSVKEVRPSLDECTLKNGKRVYLIGQGRLANLVAAEGHPPEVMAQSFSNQILSVLYILKNHKKMENKIINVPEEIDQQIAVDALKAMDVKIDKLTPEQVKYANNW, encoded by the coding sequence TTGAGTAAAGTAAAGTCTAGCCCAAAATTGATCAAAGATGGAAAACTGTCTTATGAATGGGCAAGATCACATATGCAAATTTTAGATAATACTATTAATCGATACAAAAAATCAAAACCTCTTAAAGGAATTACTTTGGGTTTCTGTCTTCATATTACGAAGGAAACATCTGTTTTGCTTATGGGTGCTAAAGAATTAGGAGCAACAGTTGCATGCTGTGGCGGAAATCCTCTTACCACACAAGATGATATTGCAGCATTTCTTGCATCTCAAGGAATTCATGTTTATTCTTGGCATGGTCAATCTGTCAAAGAATATGATTGGTGTATTGATCAAGTTCTAAAACACAAACCTACCATTCTGACAGATGATGGTGCTGATATGAACATTAAAGCTCATTTTGATAAACGATTCAAAAATATGAAAATCCTTGGGGCTACAGAAGAAACAACAGCTGGTGTTACCAGAATTAGAGCTGTAGAAAATCAGGGCAAGCTTCGCTATCCTGTAATTTTGGTTAATGAGGCATATACAAAACATATGTTTGATAATCGATATGGCACTGGTCAAAGTACTATTGACGGTTATCTACGTGCAATGAATTTACTCATGGCATCAAAACGTATTGTAGTTGTTGGCTATGGTTGGGTAGGTCGTGGTGTTGCATCTAGATGCCAGGGAATGGGTTCTAAAGTAATTGTCACTGAAGTAGATCCTGTAAAAGCTCTTGAAGCTCACATGGATGGTTTTGAAGTAATGCCTATGTCACAAGCTGCAAAGATTGGTGACATGTTCATTACTTGTACCGGAATGACTAGTGTGATTCGCAAGGAACACATTTTGAAAATGAAAGATGGTGCAATTATGGGTAATGTAGGTCACTTTGATGTTGAAATTGATAGTAAATTTTTACTAAAATCCTCAAAATCTGTAAAAGAAGTTAGACCAAGTCTAGATGAATGCACTTTGAAGAATGGAAAAAGAGTTTATCTAATTGGCCAAGGACGCCTTGCAAATTTAGTTGCTGCCGAAGGACATCCTCCAGAAGTAATGGCACAATCCTTCTCAAACCAAATCTTATCTGTTTTGTATATTCTCAAAAACCACAAAAAAATGGAAAATAAAATTATCAACGTACCTGAAGAAATTGATCAACAAATTGCTGTTGATGCTCTCAAAGCTATGGATGTTAAAATTGATAAATTGACTCCTGAGCAAGTAAAATACGCAAATAACTGGTAA
- a CDS encoding Rieske 2Fe-2S domain-containing protein has protein sequence MTWKKVADKGAVEAGKGKAFKVDGKQIAIFNQDGYHAMDDLCVHQDGSIAPGKLDGDIVECPLHFWHYNIKTGELTDYLKDVKLETYPVEVRDDGIYIDI, from the coding sequence TTGACTTGGAAGAAAGTTGCAGACAAAGGTGCAGTAGAAGCAGGAAAAGGAAAAGCTTTCAAAGTAGATGGAAAACAAATCGCAATTTTCAATCAGGACGGATACCATGCAATGGATGATCTGTGTGTACATCAAGACGGATCAATTGCACCAGGCAAACTAGATGGAGATATTGTGGAATGTCCACTTCATTTTTGGCATTATAATATCAAAACAGGAGAATTGACAGATTATCTAAAAGATGTTAAACTTGAAACATATCCAGTAGAAGTCAGAGATGATGGCATCTATATTGACATTTAA
- a CDS encoding NAD+ synthase, with amino-acid sequence MNQNIVDEIKNQDYAKITEKIESFLNEEIEKNKAKGVILGLSGGIDSAVLAYICKRKLQEKTLALIMPDTSVTPKSETEDALKMISLTGIEYKLIDIKPIVNEYSMYIEPNEKAKGNLRARVRTNILYYYANAKNYLVLGSSDKSEYMIGYFTKFGDGASDITPIISLYKLQVREIAKYLGVSETIINKKSSPHLWKDHEAEEELGIQYEEIDSILFCLFEKKLSIDETEKITEIDRNTIEKIHQLHKNSEHKRLPPQKPSRE; translated from the coding sequence TTGAATCAAAATATTGTAGATGAAATTAAAAACCAAGATTATGCAAAAATTACTGAAAAAATAGAATCTTTTCTAAATGAAGAAATTGAAAAAAATAAGGCCAAAGGAGTAATTTTAGGATTAAGTGGAGGCATAGATTCTGCAGTACTTGCCTATATTTGCAAGAGAAAATTGCAAGAAAAAACACTTGCATTAATCATGCCAGATACATCTGTTACACCAAAATCAGAAACTGAAGATGCACTCAAGATGATTTCACTGACAGGGATAGAATACAAACTAATCGACATCAAGCCCATTGTAAATGAATACTCAATGTATATTGAACCAAACGAAAAAGCAAAGGGGAATTTAAGAGCAAGGGTCAGAACAAATATTTTGTACTATTATGCAAATGCTAAAAATTATCTTGTCTTAGGCTCAAGTGATAAAAGTGAATATATGATTGGATATTTCACAAAATTTGGTGATGGAGCATCAGATATCACACCAATAATTTCATTATACAAATTACAAGTTAGAGAAATTGCAAAATATCTTGGAGTTTCTGAAACCATCATAAACAAAAAAAGTAGTCCTCATCTATGGAAAGATCATGAGGCAGAAGAAGAATTAGGAATCCAATATGAAGAAATTGATTCAATTCTGTTTTGTTTATTTGAAAAAAAACTATCAATTGATGAAACTGAAAAAATTACAGAAATAGACAGAAATACCATAGAAAAAATTCATCAATTGCATAAAAACAGTGAACATAAAAGATTGCCACCACAAAAACCAAGTAGAGAATAA
- a CDS encoding cobalamin B12-binding domain-containing protein → MKQKAASKNIKILVAKLGLDGHDRGALVLCRAFRDAGMEVIYSGLFATPDRVAQIAEDEDVDAIAMSLLNGAHGTLFPRVVKTLKKKGINDVLVVGGGVIPEIDHKDLIKSGVDHVFGPGTPLPTIIDHITTGVSKLRKK, encoded by the coding sequence ATGAAACAAAAGGCAGCATCTAAGAACATCAAAATTTTAGTTGCCAAATTAGGATTAGATGGTCACGATAGAGGAGCTCTCGTATTATGCAGAGCGTTCAGAGATGCAGGAATGGAAGTAATCTATTCAGGACTTTTTGCTACTCCAGATAGAGTTGCACAAATCGCAGAGGATGAAGATGTGGATGCAATTGCCATGAGTTTACTTAACGGAGCGCATGGAACACTTTTTCCAAGAGTAGTTAAGACATTAAAAAAGAAAGGAATCAATGATGTGTTAGTTGTAGGCGGAGGAGTGATTCCAGAAATAGATCATAAAGATCTTATAAAATCAGGAGTAGATCATGTCTTTGGTCCAGGAACACCATTACCAACAATAATTGATCACATTACAACAGGCGTTTCCAAATTAAGAAAAAAGTAA
- a CDS encoding DUF726 domain-containing protein, which yields MKPVPRISTRGYYDLSNGTTLKNNSYYTYPKKDFKKLIGSREFTIMIHGLRNDNSGAVAKVVLAKKQLRKLGYVYPVIGYSYDSNTTGAHLIKHAKHALAVGQKIAKKNGRNLGKFIEDFKLSSPKTKIRLMGHSLGSQVILSTLEYLEKKKENHGIVEAVYFFGASINEDVPASKKYGKIFQSVVNSKIVNHYAPTDEVLRWANHEKYVKGPLGLNGSVGKPVKKYRQKLVMPKNHRFASYAQVLNSFP from the coding sequence ATGAAACCTGTACCGAGAATTTCTACTAGGGGGTATTATGATCTTTCTAATGGGACTACTCTGAAAAATAACTCTTATTACACTTATCCAAAAAAAGATTTTAAAAAATTAATTGGTTCTAGAGAATTCACCATCATGATTCATGGATTAAGAAATGATAACTCTGGAGCTGTTGCAAAAGTTGTTTTAGCAAAAAAACAACTACGTAAATTAGGATATGTGTATCCAGTAATTGGGTATAGCTATGATTCAAACACTACTGGTGCACATTTAATTAAACATGCAAAACACGCTCTTGCAGTAGGCCAAAAAATTGCAAAGAAAAATGGTCGTAATCTTGGTAAATTTATTGAAGACTTTAAACTCTCTAGTCCAAAAACCAAAATTAGATTGATGGGGCATTCTTTAGGTTCTCAAGTCATTTTAAGCACTCTTGAATATCTTGAAAAAAAGAAAGAAAATCATGGAATTGTTGAAGCTGTATATTTTTTTGGGGCCTCAATTAATGAAGATGTTCCTGCATCAAAAAAATATGGAAAAATTTTCCAATCTGTTGTAAATTCTAAAATTGTAAATCATTATGCTCCAACTGATGAAGTCCTTCGTTGGGCCAACCATGAAAAATATGTTAAAGGTCCTCTTGGGTTAAATGGCTCTGTTGGAAAGCCTGTGAAAAAATACCGTCAAAAACTAGTCATGCCAAAAAATCATAGATTTGCAAGTTATGCTCAAGTTCTGAATTCTTTCCCTTAG
- the ilvC gene encoding ketol-acid reductoisomerase: protein MAKTWKDAEISLDPIKDQTIAVIGYGIQGDAQANNMKDSGLNVIIGLKEGGNSWKKAEADGHKVMSVADATKQADIVHILIPDMIQGQVYKDEIGPNLSEGKALSFSHAAAIYWKWIEAPNNVDLIMIAPKGPGSKVRETYLDNFGTPAIVAVEQDFTGKAWDRTLGIAKAIGSARAGLIKTAFKEEVETDWFGEQADLCGGAASMVTNAFETLVEAGYQPEIAYFEVLHELKLIVDMIQRYGINGMWRRVSETARYGGLTRGPIVMDSANKANMKKVLTMIQDGTFNNEWISEYQKNGKDAFDKYMKEYDEHQIEKVGKEMRKMMWPDSTE from the coding sequence ATGGCAAAAACATGGAAAGATGCCGAAATCAGTCTTGATCCTATTAAAGATCAAACAATCGCTGTAATTGGTTATGGAATCCAAGGTGATGCACAAGCAAACAACATGAAAGACTCTGGTCTAAATGTAATAATTGGTCTTAAAGAAGGTGGCAATAGCTGGAAAAAGGCAGAAGCTGATGGTCACAAAGTAATGTCTGTTGCAGATGCAACAAAACAAGCAGACATTGTTCATATTCTGATTCCTGACATGATTCAAGGTCAAGTCTACAAGGATGAAATCGGACCTAATCTTTCAGAAGGAAAAGCATTGTCGTTTTCTCATGCGGCTGCAATTTATTGGAAATGGATTGAAGCCCCAAACAATGTGGATTTAATCATGATTGCCCCAAAGGGCCCTGGTTCAAAAGTTCGAGAAACTTATCTAGATAATTTTGGTACTCCTGCAATTGTTGCAGTTGAACAAGATTTTACTGGAAAGGCTTGGGATAGAACTTTGGGTATTGCAAAAGCAATTGGAAGTGCAAGAGCTGGACTAATCAAAACTGCTTTCAAGGAAGAAGTTGAAACTGATTGGTTTGGTGAGCAAGCAGACCTTTGTGGTGGTGCAGCTTCTATGGTTACAAATGCATTTGAAACCCTAGTTGAGGCAGGTTATCAGCCAGAAATTGCATACTTTGAAGTTTTACATGAACTCAAACTCATTGTAGATATGATTCAAAGGTATGGAATTAATGGTATGTGGAGACGTGTCAGTGAAACCGCAAGGTATGGTGGATTAACTCGTGGACCAATAGTGATGGATTCTGCAAATAAAGCAAACATGAAAAAAGTCCTTACCATGATTCAAGATGGTACATTCAACAACGAATGGATTTCTGAATATCAAAAGAATGGTAAAGATGCATTTGACAAATACATGAAAGAATATGATGAACACCAAATTGAAAAAGTTGGTAAAGAAATGCGTAAAATGATGTGGCCTGATTCCACAGAATAA
- the metG gene encoding methionine--tRNA ligase: MNKRAIITSALPYANGEIHLGHVASTYLPADVTTRFLKLNGVEAYYVCASDDFGTPILIQSEKEGKTPSEYVAYWNKRDYDDFSAFNIAFDYFYKTSSPENIAFVQDVFKKLNASGYIYEKEIIQFYCNHDKKFLPDRYVKGICPYCKSEDQYSDLCESCGRVPEEITDPKCSLCGQPPTKEKTTHYFFKLKNFGDSLSKWLDENSHLQKDVKKYVQNWIKSGLIDWDITRDIPWGVPVPVDGADGKVFYGWFDNHLAYISTALKFLNDKGIDGKEFWNSADIYHFIGKDIVYHHYLFLPAMRLGIDSEYKLPDYIPTRGHLTLQSKKISKSRNWYIGLKQFLEYYPADYLRYYLVSINPYSQDDLNFDWDDFTTRINSELIGNLGNFVNRALGFTKKAFEGTVPEPDSFDEKDLESEQKIKQLSSDVGTLMEQNHLDRALKKIMEFSSFFNQYFQHKEPWKKGPGTANCVYLSVNAARALAIAILPFMPESSQKIWNQLGLDGDVANSSWSAISELGILANHELGEASPLFAKVEESDVEKHKSQLGPTE, from the coding sequence ATGAACAAAAGAGCTATCATTACAAGCGCATTACCTTACGCCAACGGTGAAATTCATTTGGGTCATGTTGCATCTACATACCTTCCTGCTGATGTAACTACTAGATTTTTGAAACTAAATGGAGTAGAGGCATATTATGTATGTGCATCTGATGATTTTGGAACTCCTATTCTTATTCAATCTGAAAAAGAAGGCAAAACCCCTTCAGAATATGTTGCATATTGGAACAAAAGAGATTATGATGATTTTTCCGCATTTAATATTGCATTTGATTATTTTTACAAAACTAGTTCTCCTGAAAATATTGCATTTGTTCAAGATGTTTTCAAAAAACTAAATGCTTCAGGGTATATCTATGAAAAAGAAATAATTCAATTCTATTGTAACCATGACAAAAAATTTCTCCCTGACAGGTACGTTAAAGGAATTTGCCCTTACTGTAAATCTGAGGATCAATACTCTGATCTTTGTGAAAGCTGTGGTCGTGTGCCTGAAGAAATCACTGACCCAAAATGTTCCTTGTGTGGTCAACCTCCTACAAAAGAAAAAACAACTCATTACTTTTTTAAACTCAAAAACTTTGGCGATTCTTTATCTAAGTGGTTAGATGAAAATTCTCATTTACAAAAAGATGTAAAAAAATATGTACAAAATTGGATAAAATCTGGATTAATTGATTGGGATATAACCCGAGATATTCCTTGGGGAGTTCCTGTTCCTGTTGATGGCGCAGATGGTAAAGTTTTCTATGGTTGGTTTGACAATCATCTGGCATACATTTCTACTGCTTTGAAATTTTTAAACGATAAAGGCATAGATGGAAAAGAATTTTGGAATTCTGCAGATATTTATCATTTCATTGGAAAAGATATTGTTTATCATCATTATCTTTTCTTGCCTGCAATGAGATTGGGGATTGACTCAGAATACAAATTACCTGATTATATTCCAACTCGAGGTCATCTTACATTACAATCCAAAAAAATCTCTAAAAGTAGAAATTGGTATATTGGCCTGAAACAATTCTTAGAATATTATCCTGCTGATTATCTTAGATATTATTTAGTGTCCATTAATCCATACTCTCAAGATGATTTGAATTTTGATTGGGATGACTTTACTACAAGAATTAATTCTGAATTAATTGGAAATCTTGGAAATTTTGTCAATCGAGCACTTGGATTTACTAAAAAAGCATTTGAAGGTACAGTTCCAGAACCTGATTCTTTTGATGAAAAAGATTTAGAATCTGAACAAAAGATTAAACAACTATCTTCTGATGTTGGGACTTTGATGGAACAAAATCATCTCGATCGTGCATTAAAGAAAATTATGGAGTTTTCTTCTTTTTTTAATCAATACTTTCAACACAAAGAGCCATGGAAAAAAGGCCCTGGTACCGCAAACTGTGTCTATCTATCCGTAAACGCTGCTAGGGCTTTAGCCATTGCAATCCTGCCTTTTATGCCTGAATCATCACAAAAAATTTGGAATCAATTAGGATTAGACGGTGATGTTGCCAATTCTTCTTGGTCTGCTATTTCTGAGTTGGGAATTTTAGCAAATCATGAGTTGGGTGAGGCATCTCCATTGTTTGCAAAAGTTGAAGAATCTGATGTTGAGAAACACAAAAGTCAATTAGGTCCAACTGAGTAG